A window of the Polypterus senegalus isolate Bchr_013 chromosome 4, ASM1683550v1, whole genome shotgun sequence genome harbors these coding sequences:
- the LOC120528068 gene encoding zinc finger protein 184-like isoform X2, whose product MFLVFYEWNPKGQALPDVTATGPPSAFKFRVWRLVYQTVRKSCDSWIQDKFIPPCHRERVVMKEEMCESVQSRTEGEEEVSHESLTCAWEKEVAVDSIPMAVSVEYCSVTIKKEFEPEPNYDTIKVEFSDSRSQEAFESQYELIKVEVVEPQCDLLKAEFYDSKYDDVPGNSFEYHCGLVKEEDVKPQCDLIKEEVCDPTYDPIKEEIFEYQYGLIKEEATASQIDLFKEVYDLRHDLTQEGGFEYKYVICKEKAVEPCGSFIEEDLSPVLVTDVLDSSLDLVLKCDPAKKLEKNTLHQESCSSNRYTAALRSSQRRCNCPQQTESLCDKKEGSGVDVSKDKKETTCFGRGPGKINVTCKYATEDQQHIHLIEDPRYTKSDTLIKSENPELQTYTKRIQNSRTKVLKRATKSKVLKLPSRTNITKTVNDRVCYEKIFKRGNVTKQQQQSIHAKETNPQKRQYHGTQCPKSFTSSGLLKNHQLFQSLFCSECGKNFRRKHDLQKHERVHTGERPYSCVQCGKSFTQTSHLYQHQRRHTSDKPCPPIKIYNCTECGMKFTSKNAFQLHQRIHTKANIFSCAECGKKFTREHAFQKHQQFHAGEKTFMLGQYKKKFPQKGLPNYEKHQSTENPCTRVTDKLYCCTECGKTFTVKYTFHQHQRIHTGENLFYCADCGKKFIRKHDFQKHQRVHTGERPYCCEQCGKKYKQISHLRQHQRSHTGQYSNWYTIESVHCCRECGKTFTSKSGMQNHQKSHRSEDLFSCNDCGKEFKLKANFQKHLKVHFDGKAYYCKDCGKTFVLKSEFQKHQRVHNMAKAHCCTECGRKFTRKCELEKHSRIHDEEKPRRSSRTRV is encoded by the exons atgttcctTGTGTTCTATGAATGGAACCCCAAGGGGCAGGCCCTCCCTGATGTTACTGCTACGGGTCCACCCTCCGCATTTAAATTTAGGGTGTGGAGATTGGTCTATCAGACTGTGAGGAAGAGTTGTGATTCGTGGATTCAAGACAAATTT atacCTCCTTGTCATAGGGAGAGGGTGGTTATGAAAGAGGAGATGTGCGAGTCTGTGCAGAGCCGTACTGAAGGTGAAGAAGAGGTGTCCCATGAATCATTGACATGTGCTTGGGAGAAAGAGGTTGCAGTGGATTCTATTCCTATGGCTGTGTCAGTGGAGTATTGCTCAGTTACAATTAAAAAAGAGTTTGAACCTGAACCTAATTACGACACTATAAAAGTTGAATTTAGTGATTCAAGATCGCAGGAAGCCTTTGAAAGTCAATATGAACTTATTAAAGTGGAAGTTGTAGAACCGCAATGTGACCTTCTTAAAGCAGAGTTTTATGATTCAAAATATGACGATGTTCCAGGGAACAGTTTTGAATACCATTGTGGACTTGTTAAAGAGGAAGATGTTAAACCACAGTGTGACCTCATTAAAGAAGAAGTTTGTGATCCAACATATGACCCCATCAAGGAGGAGATTTTTGAATATCAATATGGTTTGATTAAAGAAGAGGCAACTGCTTCCCAGATTGACCTCTTTAAAGAGGTTTATGATTTGAGGCATGACCTTACTCAAGAAGGGGGGTTTGAGTACAAATATGTCATTTGTAAAGAGAAAGCTGTTGAACCTTGTGGTAGTTTCATTGAAGAGGACCTCAGTCCAGTACTCGTTACAGATGTTCTTGATTCATCGCTTGACCTTGTATTAAAATGTGATCCTGCAAAAAAATTGGAGAAAAACACATTACATCAAGAGTCGTGTTCAAGTAACAGATACACAGCTGCTCTGAGATCGTCTCAGAGGAGATGCAACTGCCCTCAACAGACAGAATCATTATGTGACAAGAAAGAAGGATCTGGTGTAGATGTATCAAAGGATAAGAAAGAGACAACTTGTTTTGGCCGTGGGCCAGGAAAAA taaacGTGACTTGCAAATATGCAACTGAAGACCAGCAGCATATTCATCTCATTGAGGACCCCCGTTATACTAAAAGTGATACTTTGATTAAATCAGAAAATCCAGAACTACAGACGTATACAAAAAGGATCCAAAACAGTAGAACCAAGGTTTTGAAGAGGGCCACCAAGTCAAAAGTCCTGAAGCTTCCTTCTAGAACTAATATTACAAAGACAGTAAATGACCGTGTCTGCTATGAGAAGATATTTAAAAGGGGAAATGTTACTAAGCAGCAACAGCAGAGTATTCACGCAAAAGAGACTAACCCCCAAAAGAGGCAATATCATGGCACACAATGCCCAAAAAGCTTCACATCTTCAGGTCTTCTTAAAAATCACCAGTTATTTCAGTCATTGTTCTGTAGTGAATGTGGAAAGAATTTCAGAAGAAAACATGATCTTCAAAAACATGAGagagttcacacaggagagaGGCCATATAGTTGTGTACAATGTGGCAAAAGTTTTACACAAACAAGTCACCTTTACCAACACCAGAGACGCCATACTTCTGATAAGCCGTGTCCTCCTATCAAGATATACAACTGTACAGAATGTGGAATGAAGTTCACCAGTAAAAATGCGTTTCAGCTGCATCAGAGAATACATACTAAAGCAAATATTTTCTCTTGTGCAGAATGTGGTAAGAAGTTCACAAGGGAACATGCTTTTCAAAAGCATCAGCAATTTCACGCTGgagaaaaaacatttatgttagggcaatataaaaagaaattccCACAAAAGGGTCTCCCTAATTATGAAAAACATCAGAGTACGGAGAACCCATGCACGCGGGTTACAGATAAGTTGTACTGCTGTACAGAATGTGGAAAGACATTCACAGTGAAGTATACTTTTCACCAGCATCAGCGTATCCACACTGGAGAAAATCTGTTCTATTGTGCCGATTGTGGCAAAAAGTTTATTAGGAAACATGATTTTCAAAAACACCAGCGGGTGCACACTGGAGAGAGGCCCTATTGTTGTGAACAATGTGGAAAGAAGTACAAACAAATAAGTCATCTGCGTCAACACCAGAGGTCTCACACAGGTCAGTATTCTAACTGGTATACTATCGAGAGCGTGCACTGCTGTCGCGAATGTGGAAAGACTTTCACATCAAAAAGCGGTATGCAAAATCACCAGAAATCCCATCGCAGCGAAGATTTGTTTTCCTGTAACGATTGTGGAAAGGAGTTCAAGCTGAAGGCAAATTTCCAGAAACATCTAAAAGTTCATTTTGATGGAAAAGCCTATTATTGTAAAGACTGCGGGAAGACATTTGTACTGAAATCTGAGTTTCAGAAACACCAAAGAGTTCACAATATGGCAAAAGCACATTGCTGTACTGAATGCGGGAGAAAATTTACAAGGAAATGTGAGCTTGAAAAACACAGTAGAATACATGATGAAGAGAAGCCTAGAAGAAGCAGTAGGACACGGGTTTAA
- the LOC120528068 gene encoding zinc finger protein 184-like isoform X1, which translates to MFLVFYEWNPKGQALPDVTATGPPSAFKFRVWRLVYQTVRKSCDSWIQDKFGLPVEFGARLPEIPPCHRERVVMKEEMCESVQSRTEGEEEVSHESLTCAWEKEVAVDSIPMAVSVEYCSVTIKKEFEPEPNYDTIKVEFSDSRSQEAFESQYELIKVEVVEPQCDLLKAEFYDSKYDDVPGNSFEYHCGLVKEEDVKPQCDLIKEEVCDPTYDPIKEEIFEYQYGLIKEEATASQIDLFKEVYDLRHDLTQEGGFEYKYVICKEKAVEPCGSFIEEDLSPVLVTDVLDSSLDLVLKCDPAKKLEKNTLHQESCSSNRYTAALRSSQRRCNCPQQTESLCDKKEGSGVDVSKDKKETTCFGRGPGKINVTCKYATEDQQHIHLIEDPRYTKSDTLIKSENPELQTYTKRIQNSRTKVLKRATKSKVLKLPSRTNITKTVNDRVCYEKIFKRGNVTKQQQQSIHAKETNPQKRQYHGTQCPKSFTSSGLLKNHQLFQSLFCSECGKNFRRKHDLQKHERVHTGERPYSCVQCGKSFTQTSHLYQHQRRHTSDKPCPPIKIYNCTECGMKFTSKNAFQLHQRIHTKANIFSCAECGKKFTREHAFQKHQQFHAGEKTFMLGQYKKKFPQKGLPNYEKHQSTENPCTRVTDKLYCCTECGKTFTVKYTFHQHQRIHTGENLFYCADCGKKFIRKHDFQKHQRVHTGERPYCCEQCGKKYKQISHLRQHQRSHTGQYSNWYTIESVHCCRECGKTFTSKSGMQNHQKSHRSEDLFSCNDCGKEFKLKANFQKHLKVHFDGKAYYCKDCGKTFVLKSEFQKHQRVHNMAKAHCCTECGRKFTRKCELEKHSRIHDEEKPRRSSRTRV; encoded by the exons atgttcctTGTGTTCTATGAATGGAACCCCAAGGGGCAGGCCCTCCCTGATGTTACTGCTACGGGTCCACCCTCCGCATTTAAATTTAGGGTGTGGAGATTGGTCTATCAGACTGTGAGGAAGAGTTGTGATTCGTGGATTCAAGACAAATTT GGCCTGCCTGTTGAATTTGGAGCTAGGCTTCCCGAG atacCTCCTTGTCATAGGGAGAGGGTGGTTATGAAAGAGGAGATGTGCGAGTCTGTGCAGAGCCGTACTGAAGGTGAAGAAGAGGTGTCCCATGAATCATTGACATGTGCTTGGGAGAAAGAGGTTGCAGTGGATTCTATTCCTATGGCTGTGTCAGTGGAGTATTGCTCAGTTACAATTAAAAAAGAGTTTGAACCTGAACCTAATTACGACACTATAAAAGTTGAATTTAGTGATTCAAGATCGCAGGAAGCCTTTGAAAGTCAATATGAACTTATTAAAGTGGAAGTTGTAGAACCGCAATGTGACCTTCTTAAAGCAGAGTTTTATGATTCAAAATATGACGATGTTCCAGGGAACAGTTTTGAATACCATTGTGGACTTGTTAAAGAGGAAGATGTTAAACCACAGTGTGACCTCATTAAAGAAGAAGTTTGTGATCCAACATATGACCCCATCAAGGAGGAGATTTTTGAATATCAATATGGTTTGATTAAAGAAGAGGCAACTGCTTCCCAGATTGACCTCTTTAAAGAGGTTTATGATTTGAGGCATGACCTTACTCAAGAAGGGGGGTTTGAGTACAAATATGTCATTTGTAAAGAGAAAGCTGTTGAACCTTGTGGTAGTTTCATTGAAGAGGACCTCAGTCCAGTACTCGTTACAGATGTTCTTGATTCATCGCTTGACCTTGTATTAAAATGTGATCCTGCAAAAAAATTGGAGAAAAACACATTACATCAAGAGTCGTGTTCAAGTAACAGATACACAGCTGCTCTGAGATCGTCTCAGAGGAGATGCAACTGCCCTCAACAGACAGAATCATTATGTGACAAGAAAGAAGGATCTGGTGTAGATGTATCAAAGGATAAGAAAGAGACAACTTGTTTTGGCCGTGGGCCAGGAAAAA taaacGTGACTTGCAAATATGCAACTGAAGACCAGCAGCATATTCATCTCATTGAGGACCCCCGTTATACTAAAAGTGATACTTTGATTAAATCAGAAAATCCAGAACTACAGACGTATACAAAAAGGATCCAAAACAGTAGAACCAAGGTTTTGAAGAGGGCCACCAAGTCAAAAGTCCTGAAGCTTCCTTCTAGAACTAATATTACAAAGACAGTAAATGACCGTGTCTGCTATGAGAAGATATTTAAAAGGGGAAATGTTACTAAGCAGCAACAGCAGAGTATTCACGCAAAAGAGACTAACCCCCAAAAGAGGCAATATCATGGCACACAATGCCCAAAAAGCTTCACATCTTCAGGTCTTCTTAAAAATCACCAGTTATTTCAGTCATTGTTCTGTAGTGAATGTGGAAAGAATTTCAGAAGAAAACATGATCTTCAAAAACATGAGagagttcacacaggagagaGGCCATATAGTTGTGTACAATGTGGCAAAAGTTTTACACAAACAAGTCACCTTTACCAACACCAGAGACGCCATACTTCTGATAAGCCGTGTCCTCCTATCAAGATATACAACTGTACAGAATGTGGAATGAAGTTCACCAGTAAAAATGCGTTTCAGCTGCATCAGAGAATACATACTAAAGCAAATATTTTCTCTTGTGCAGAATGTGGTAAGAAGTTCACAAGGGAACATGCTTTTCAAAAGCATCAGCAATTTCACGCTGgagaaaaaacatttatgttagggcaatataaaaagaaattccCACAAAAGGGTCTCCCTAATTATGAAAAACATCAGAGTACGGAGAACCCATGCACGCGGGTTACAGATAAGTTGTACTGCTGTACAGAATGTGGAAAGACATTCACAGTGAAGTATACTTTTCACCAGCATCAGCGTATCCACACTGGAGAAAATCTGTTCTATTGTGCCGATTGTGGCAAAAAGTTTATTAGGAAACATGATTTTCAAAAACACCAGCGGGTGCACACTGGAGAGAGGCCCTATTGTTGTGAACAATGTGGAAAGAAGTACAAACAAATAAGTCATCTGCGTCAACACCAGAGGTCTCACACAGGTCAGTATTCTAACTGGTATACTATCGAGAGCGTGCACTGCTGTCGCGAATGTGGAAAGACTTTCACATCAAAAAGCGGTATGCAAAATCACCAGAAATCCCATCGCAGCGAAGATTTGTTTTCCTGTAACGATTGTGGAAAGGAGTTCAAGCTGAAGGCAAATTTCCAGAAACATCTAAAAGTTCATTTTGATGGAAAAGCCTATTATTGTAAAGACTGCGGGAAGACATTTGTACTGAAATCTGAGTTTCAGAAACACCAAAGAGTTCACAATATGGCAAAAGCACATTGCTGTACTGAATGCGGGAGAAAATTTACAAGGAAATGTGAGCTTGAAAAACACAGTAGAATACATGATGAAGAGAAGCCTAGAAGAAGCAGTAGGACACGGGTTTAA
- the LOC120528068 gene encoding zinc finger protein 502-like isoform X3: MKEEMCESVQSRTEGEEEVSHESLTCAWEKEVAVDSIPMAVSVEYCSVTIKKEFEPEPNYDTIKVEFSDSRSQEAFESQYELIKVEVVEPQCDLLKAEFYDSKYDDVPGNSFEYHCGLVKEEDVKPQCDLIKEEVCDPTYDPIKEEIFEYQYGLIKEEATASQIDLFKEVYDLRHDLTQEGGFEYKYVICKEKAVEPCGSFIEEDLSPVLVTDVLDSSLDLVLKCDPAKKLEKNTLHQESCSSNRYTAALRSSQRRCNCPQQTESLCDKKEGSGVDVSKDKKETTCFGRGPGKINVTCKYATEDQQHIHLIEDPRYTKSDTLIKSENPELQTYTKRIQNSRTKVLKRATKSKVLKLPSRTNITKTVNDRVCYEKIFKRGNVTKQQQQSIHAKETNPQKRQYHGTQCPKSFTSSGLLKNHQLFQSLFCSECGKNFRRKHDLQKHERVHTGERPYSCVQCGKSFTQTSHLYQHQRRHTSDKPCPPIKIYNCTECGMKFTSKNAFQLHQRIHTKANIFSCAECGKKFTREHAFQKHQQFHAGEKTFMLGQYKKKFPQKGLPNYEKHQSTENPCTRVTDKLYCCTECGKTFTVKYTFHQHQRIHTGENLFYCADCGKKFIRKHDFQKHQRVHTGERPYCCEQCGKKYKQISHLRQHQRSHTGQYSNWYTIESVHCCRECGKTFTSKSGMQNHQKSHRSEDLFSCNDCGKEFKLKANFQKHLKVHFDGKAYYCKDCGKTFVLKSEFQKHQRVHNMAKAHCCTECGRKFTRKCELEKHSRIHDEEKPRRSSRTRV, translated from the exons ATGAAAGAGGAGATGTGCGAGTCTGTGCAGAGCCGTACTGAAGGTGAAGAAGAGGTGTCCCATGAATCATTGACATGTGCTTGGGAGAAAGAGGTTGCAGTGGATTCTATTCCTATGGCTGTGTCAGTGGAGTATTGCTCAGTTACAATTAAAAAAGAGTTTGAACCTGAACCTAATTACGACACTATAAAAGTTGAATTTAGTGATTCAAGATCGCAGGAAGCCTTTGAAAGTCAATATGAACTTATTAAAGTGGAAGTTGTAGAACCGCAATGTGACCTTCTTAAAGCAGAGTTTTATGATTCAAAATATGACGATGTTCCAGGGAACAGTTTTGAATACCATTGTGGACTTGTTAAAGAGGAAGATGTTAAACCACAGTGTGACCTCATTAAAGAAGAAGTTTGTGATCCAACATATGACCCCATCAAGGAGGAGATTTTTGAATATCAATATGGTTTGATTAAAGAAGAGGCAACTGCTTCCCAGATTGACCTCTTTAAAGAGGTTTATGATTTGAGGCATGACCTTACTCAAGAAGGGGGGTTTGAGTACAAATATGTCATTTGTAAAGAGAAAGCTGTTGAACCTTGTGGTAGTTTCATTGAAGAGGACCTCAGTCCAGTACTCGTTACAGATGTTCTTGATTCATCGCTTGACCTTGTATTAAAATGTGATCCTGCAAAAAAATTGGAGAAAAACACATTACATCAAGAGTCGTGTTCAAGTAACAGATACACAGCTGCTCTGAGATCGTCTCAGAGGAGATGCAACTGCCCTCAACAGACAGAATCATTATGTGACAAGAAAGAAGGATCTGGTGTAGATGTATCAAAGGATAAGAAAGAGACAACTTGTTTTGGCCGTGGGCCAGGAAAAA taaacGTGACTTGCAAATATGCAACTGAAGACCAGCAGCATATTCATCTCATTGAGGACCCCCGTTATACTAAAAGTGATACTTTGATTAAATCAGAAAATCCAGAACTACAGACGTATACAAAAAGGATCCAAAACAGTAGAACCAAGGTTTTGAAGAGGGCCACCAAGTCAAAAGTCCTGAAGCTTCCTTCTAGAACTAATATTACAAAGACAGTAAATGACCGTGTCTGCTATGAGAAGATATTTAAAAGGGGAAATGTTACTAAGCAGCAACAGCAGAGTATTCACGCAAAAGAGACTAACCCCCAAAAGAGGCAATATCATGGCACACAATGCCCAAAAAGCTTCACATCTTCAGGTCTTCTTAAAAATCACCAGTTATTTCAGTCATTGTTCTGTAGTGAATGTGGAAAGAATTTCAGAAGAAAACATGATCTTCAAAAACATGAGagagttcacacaggagagaGGCCATATAGTTGTGTACAATGTGGCAAAAGTTTTACACAAACAAGTCACCTTTACCAACACCAGAGACGCCATACTTCTGATAAGCCGTGTCCTCCTATCAAGATATACAACTGTACAGAATGTGGAATGAAGTTCACCAGTAAAAATGCGTTTCAGCTGCATCAGAGAATACATACTAAAGCAAATATTTTCTCTTGTGCAGAATGTGGTAAGAAGTTCACAAGGGAACATGCTTTTCAAAAGCATCAGCAATTTCACGCTGgagaaaaaacatttatgttagggcaatataaaaagaaattccCACAAAAGGGTCTCCCTAATTATGAAAAACATCAGAGTACGGAGAACCCATGCACGCGGGTTACAGATAAGTTGTACTGCTGTACAGAATGTGGAAAGACATTCACAGTGAAGTATACTTTTCACCAGCATCAGCGTATCCACACTGGAGAAAATCTGTTCTATTGTGCCGATTGTGGCAAAAAGTTTATTAGGAAACATGATTTTCAAAAACACCAGCGGGTGCACACTGGAGAGAGGCCCTATTGTTGTGAACAATGTGGAAAGAAGTACAAACAAATAAGTCATCTGCGTCAACACCAGAGGTCTCACACAGGTCAGTATTCTAACTGGTATACTATCGAGAGCGTGCACTGCTGTCGCGAATGTGGAAAGACTTTCACATCAAAAAGCGGTATGCAAAATCACCAGAAATCCCATCGCAGCGAAGATTTGTTTTCCTGTAACGATTGTGGAAAGGAGTTCAAGCTGAAGGCAAATTTCCAGAAACATCTAAAAGTTCATTTTGATGGAAAAGCCTATTATTGTAAAGACTGCGGGAAGACATTTGTACTGAAATCTGAGTTTCAGAAACACCAAAGAGTTCACAATATGGCAAAAGCACATTGCTGTACTGAATGCGGGAGAAAATTTACAAGGAAATGTGAGCTTGAAAAACACAGTAGAATACATGATGAAGAGAAGCCTAGAAGAAGCAGTAGGACACGGGTTTAA